A section of the Maylandia zebra isolate NMK-2024a linkage group LG8, Mzebra_GT3a, whole genome shotgun sequence genome encodes:
- the LOC101470860 gene encoding cholesterol 25-hydroxylase-like protein, whose translation MAMLLQPLWTFVLGHAPLLRSPFFPVLFSLCVYLSFCLPFLLLDALSTRWAWVLRYKLQPQSSVSWSSVRRCLALTLYNHLVFIFPLTVLHWYLRPVHLTEEAPPLPRLLAQVLVCLLLFDFQSFAWHLLHHRVPWLYRTFHKVHHTYTSTSALTAEYSGTWETLSLGLFAAANPLLLGCHPLTELAFFVVNIWLSVEDHCGYDLPWATHRLVPLGLYGGARHHDLHHLKSKCNFAPYFTHWDRLAGTLQTQD comes from the exons ATGGCGatgctgctgcagcctctgtggaCCTTCGTGCTGGGACACGCCCCCCTCCTGCGCTCGCCCTTCTTCCCCGTGCTCTTCTCGCTCTGCGTCTACCTGTCCTTCTGCCTGCCCTTCCTGCTGCTGGACGCGCTGTCCACCAGGTGGGCGTGGGTGCTCAGGTAcaagctgcagcctcagagctcCGTCAGCTGGTCGTCGGTGCGGCGCTGCCTGGCTCTGACGCTCTACAACCACCTGGTCTTCATCTTCCCGCTCACCGTGCTGCACTGGTACCTGAGGCCGGTGCACCTGACCGAGGAGGCCCCGCCCCTTCCGCGCCTGCTGGCTCAGGTGCTCGTGTGCCTGCTGCTCTTTGACTTCCAGAGCTTCGCCTGGCACCTGCTGCACCACCGAGTGCCCTGGCTCTACCGCACCTTCCACAAG gtGCACCACACCTACACCTCCACCTCCGCCCTCACCGCCGAGTACTCGGGCACCTGGGAGACCCTCAGCCTGGGCCTGTTCGCTGCCGCCAACCCCCTCCTGCTGGGCTGCCACCCGCTCACCGAGCTCGCCTTCTTCGTGGTCAACATCTGGCTGTCGGTGGAGGATCACTGCGGCTACGACCTGCCGTGGGCCACGCACCGCCTGGTGCCGCTGGGGCTGTACGGCGGGGCGCGCCACCACGACCTTCACCACCTCAAGTCCAAGTGCAACTTTGCGCCGTACTTCACCCACTGGGACCGCCTGGCCGGGACGCTGCAGACGCAGGACTGA